In one Butyrivibrio proteoclasticus B316 genomic region, the following are encoded:
- a CDS encoding glycosyltransferase domain-containing protein, protein MCDIVGLISVYNPTKQIVDNIIGLLPYLEKWIILDDSDPTFITDNKLSSLQSSKVSYHRNNKNLGLARTLNYGIGEAIDMGAKWIMIMDSDSSFSTDVISVYKDYISSNEVMQVALLAPQHNYSRHIRKPDVGIRYRRKVMLSGALLNVSVIAQIGLFDERFYIDGLDYEWCQRAFTRGYKIIECQEAVIDHNPGIEKQARLFGKILFRYGWDKPERYYYQFRAMHLLHDIYHDFKLDISLLFKPIKAFLLFDNRGAYLRAWKKSIYDFKNDYFGKYSQDCDEDMMYENVLRENRAYLVNQKKDSKKFIRSAGYFFAMLGKKNYREAFDHLKTKIIHLYIRFKSKDKKRKNITYGTVYKGERIAVYTVLFGTRDDIREPHIIDDNCDYYILTDNEISPTSVWKKIDIPDEVNALQDNILKSRYCKIRSHLFWKEYKYSVYLDANIELFGKPSELIKHIDHRTGIALHNLPYKSSVYEEINALELVRPQDWPVIKQQKECYKQEGFDGGSDMFECNVIVRENSNICCEIMEKWWEDFKAFPKRDQVSFPHALWSLGIDSNEIGIIGNNVRLNPFFRISEH, encoded by the coding sequence TTGTGCGATATTGTAGGGCTTATTTCAGTATATAATCCAACAAAGCAGATAGTGGATAATATCATTGGGTTATTGCCTTATCTTGAAAAGTGGATAATTCTGGATGATTCGGATCCCACCTTTATAACTGATAATAAGTTGAGTAGTTTGCAGAGTTCTAAGGTCAGTTATCATAGGAATAATAAAAATTTGGGATTAGCCAGAACACTTAATTATGGAATTGGCGAAGCAATTGATATGGGTGCTAAGTGGATCATGATAATGGATTCTGATAGTTCATTTAGTACTGATGTTATTTCTGTATATAAGGATTACATAAGTAGTAATGAAGTTATGCAAGTAGCCTTATTAGCTCCTCAACATAACTATAGTAGACATATACGTAAGCCTGACGTTGGAATACGATATAGGCGGAAAGTAATGCTCTCAGGAGCACTTTTAAATGTTTCTGTTATAGCTCAGATAGGACTATTTGATGAAAGATTTTACATAGATGGTCTGGATTATGAATGGTGTCAAAGGGCATTTACCAGAGGCTATAAGATTATAGAATGTCAGGAGGCAGTGATTGACCATAATCCTGGAATAGAAAAGCAAGCTAGATTATTTGGGAAAATATTATTCAGATATGGATGGGATAAACCAGAAAGATACTATTATCAGTTCAGGGCAATGCACTTGCTCCACGATATTTATCATGATTTCAAGCTTGATATAAGCTTACTTTTTAAACCGATAAAAGCCTTTTTGCTTTTTGATAATAGAGGTGCTTATTTAAGGGCATGGAAAAAATCTATATATGATTTTAAAAATGACTATTTTGGCAAGTATTCTCAAGACTGTGATGAAGATATGATGTATGAGAATGTGTTGCGAGAGAATAGGGCGTATTTGGTAAATCAAAAAAAGGACAGTAAAAAGTTTATCCGCTCGGCTGGATACTTTTTTGCCATGCTTGGAAAGAAAAATTACAGAGAGGCATTTGATCATTTAAAAACTAAAATAATACATCTATATATCAGGTTTAAATCAAAGGATAAAAAACGTAAAAATATAACATATGGAACTGTCTATAAAGGTGAAAGAATAGCGGTTTATACCGTACTTTTTGGAACCAGAGATGACATTAGAGAGCCTCATATAATAGATGACAATTGTGATTACTACATATTAACAGACAATGAGATTTCACCTACATCTGTGTGGAAGAAGATAGATATACCAGATGAAGTAAATGCGCTGCAAGACAATATTCTGAAAAGCAGATACTGCAAAATCAGGTCACATTTATTCTGGAAAGAGTATAAGTATTCGGTGTACTTGGATGCCAATATAGAATTATTTGGTAAACCGTCAGAGCTTATCAAACATATTGATCATAGAACAGGCATTGCGCTTCATAATTTGCCATATAAAAGTTCGGTATATGAAGAAATAAATGCATTGGAACTAGTTCGTCCTCAAGATTGGCCTGTAATTAAACAACAAAAGGAATGTTACAAGCAAGAGGGATTCGATGGCGGAAGCGATATGTTCGAATGCAACGTTATAGTTAGAGAGAACAGTAATATTTGTTGTGAAATAATGGAGAAATGGTGGGAGGATTTTAAAGCTTTTCCCAAGAGAGATCAGGTGTCTTTTCCACATGCATTGTGGTCATTAGGAATAGATAGTAATGAAATTGGCATTATAGGAAATAATGTCCGGCTTAACCCATTTTTCAGGATAAGTGAGCATTAG
- the asnB gene encoding asparagine synthase (glutamine-hydrolyzing), whose protein sequence is MCGINGIFQFRRKFEIDKLSNYIGIMNQSIVHRGPDGEGVYVDETCALGMRRLSIIDLEKGDQPIWNDDRTKAIIFNGEIYNYQELRNNLLGKGIGFSTNSDTEVILKGIESEGISFINRLEGMFAFAIYDKKQQTVLLARDRLGEKPLYYAEDDGVLYFASELKSILSIGVIKKQINTIAFSQYLHLSYIPSPLTIIEGVYKLRPGYWMNMNSFGKTETIQYWDEHIDPKTIITDYDLGKELLRKSVEESVKKCMVADVPVGVFLSGGIDSGIVAGLMAQYSAKPISTFTLGFSEKEYDESKRAEIIVQKYKTDHHIKVVKSEDVFEALPTVIESMGEPFADQSIIVTYILSAFTRKYVKAVLTGDGGDELFAGYNRYLIEYYSQKYNEMPDPVKKMSDLVLRNIDGRTRLSRKVSKVIDNANLPLDVQRLNLMCLAFNKSTILGKDSEEIYRDIRNCYEKYIGVTDEINRILYTDLKVSLEGDMLAKVDRASMLASLETRVPLLGKNVVETSFMMPGTFKIAGRQQKKIFKEAFEDIIPNELRKKSKRGFDVPISKWIRNDLRTDMEKTISGGYAISEGMISKSAVNEMITRHISGYKNYSMELWSLYVFEKWYVRNI, encoded by the coding sequence ATGTGCGGAATAAACGGAATATTTCAATTCAGAAGAAAATTTGAAATAGATAAACTATCGAACTATATAGGAATAATGAATCAGAGCATAGTTCACAGAGGACCAGACGGTGAGGGTGTATATGTTGATGAAACATGTGCTCTGGGGATGAGAAGGCTTTCCATAATTGATCTGGAAAAGGGCGATCAGCCTATTTGGAATGACGATAGAACAAAAGCGATTATTTTTAATGGAGAAATATATAACTACCAAGAATTAAGAAACAATCTATTGGGAAAAGGTATTGGTTTCAGTACTAATAGTGATACAGAAGTAATATTAAAGGGAATTGAGAGTGAAGGAATTAGTTTTATCAACAGACTAGAAGGGATGTTTGCTTTTGCTATATATGATAAAAAGCAACAGACTGTTTTGCTGGCGAGAGACCGATTGGGAGAAAAGCCCTTATATTATGCTGAAGATGATGGGGTATTATATTTTGCATCAGAACTGAAAAGTATACTTTCGATAGGTGTAATAAAAAAACAGATAAATACGATAGCTTTTTCGCAGTATCTGCATCTTTCATATATACCATCCCCACTAACAATTATTGAGGGTGTGTATAAATTACGCCCAGGATATTGGATGAATATGAATTCATTTGGGAAAACAGAAACCATTCAATATTGGGATGAGCACATAGATCCTAAAACAATAATTACTGATTACGACCTTGGAAAAGAACTGCTCAGAAAATCGGTAGAGGAATCTGTAAAAAAATGCATGGTTGCAGATGTCCCTGTAGGTGTTTTTCTTTCTGGAGGGATAGATTCTGGAATAGTTGCAGGATTAATGGCACAGTATAGCGCGAAACCTATTAGTACTTTTACATTAGGTTTTAGCGAAAAGGAATATGATGAAAGTAAACGAGCAGAAATAATAGTTCAGAAATATAAAACTGATCATCATATAAAAGTTGTTAAAAGTGAAGATGTATTTGAGGCTTTACCAACAGTCATAGAAAGCATGGGTGAACCCTTTGCTGATCAATCAATAATAGTGACATATATTTTGTCTGCCTTTACTAGGAAATATGTCAAAGCAGTTTTGACTGGTGATGGAGGAGATGAACTATTTGCTGGCTATAACAGATATCTTATTGAGTATTATTCCCAAAAATATAACGAGATGCCAGATCCAGTAAAGAAGATGTCTGATTTAGTTCTTCGAAACATAGATGGAAGGACAAGATTGTCAAGAAAAGTGTCGAAAGTCATAGACAATGCTAATCTTCCTTTGGATGTACAAAGATTAAATCTGATGTGTTTGGCTTTTAACAAATCTACGATACTAGGTAAGGATAGCGAAGAAATATATAGAGATATCAGGAATTGCTATGAAAAGTATATTGGCGTGACAGATGAAATAAATCGCATTCTGTATACAGACTTAAAAGTGTCTTTGGAAGGTGATATGCTGGCGAAAGTAGACAGGGCTTCGATGTTGGCTTCGCTGGAAACAAGAGTGCCTTTGTTGGGGAAGAATGTTGTTGAAACCTCATTCATGATGCCTGGAACATTTAAAATCGCTGGTAGACAGCAGAAAAAAATCTTTAAAGAAGCCTTTGAAGATATTATTCCTAATGAGCTTAGAAAGAAATCTAAACGAGGCTTTGATGTTCCTATAAGTAAATGGATAAGAAATGACTTAAGAACGGATATGGAAAAAACCATAAGTGGTGGATATGCGATAAGTGAAGGGATGATCAGCAAGTCTGCTGTAAACGAAATGATAACTCGGCATATCAGTGGTTATAAGAACTATAGCATGGAGTTGTGGAGCTTGTATGTTTTTGAGAAGTGGTATGTGAGAAATATATGA
- a CDS encoding glycosyltransferase family 4 protein, which yields MRRVKDTKKILMIGNCYTSIVHFRRELIQELVSSGYDVWMAFPNHSHGEQENGEESSKELGCKFVELYIDRRSTRISKEIALLRRIFQLLREIRPDCTLLFTIKPNIYGGVASIFLRVPFIVNITGLGSGINDSLRGKLLLRSYISICNRANRVFFQNTHDMELFRKRGLSNPKTDLLPGSGVNLSRYSFADYPCGDNTVFLYDARIMREKGIDEYLYVASMYKDRSDIQFYVCGDCEDDYSSILSELVENKTIKYFGRVSDVRPLIKECNCIVIPSFYNEGVSNCLLEAASCGRPIVTTDHAGCREVVDDGVTGFLVKPADKENLKRIIEKFIDMPAKERKEMGKQAREKMEREFSREIVVNMYMKAIKEII from the coding sequence ATGAGAAGAGTTAAAGATACAAAAAAAATACTAATGATTGGCAATTGCTATACAAGTATTGTTCATTTTAGACGGGAACTGATTCAAGAATTAGTCAGTAGCGGATATGATGTTTGGATGGCTTTTCCAAATCATTCACATGGAGAGCAAGAGAACGGAGAAGAATCTTCAAAGGAACTGGGATGTAAGTTCGTAGAATTATATATAGACAGGCGATCTACTAGAATATCAAAAGAAATAGCATTGTTGAGACGTATATTTCAGCTATTAAGGGAAATCAGGCCTGATTGTACCTTGCTATTTACTATAAAGCCTAATATATATGGTGGCGTTGCATCCATATTTCTTCGTGTGCCGTTTATAGTAAATATTACAGGGCTCGGTTCTGGTATTAACGATTCTTTACGAGGGAAATTGTTACTCCGGAGTTACATCTCTATCTGTAATAGGGCAAATAGGGTCTTTTTCCAAAACACTCATGATATGGAGCTGTTTAGAAAACGAGGATTATCAAATCCGAAAACAGATTTATTGCCGGGATCAGGAGTAAACCTTTCAAGATATTCATTTGCTGATTATCCATGCGGTGATAATACTGTTTTTCTCTATGATGCCAGGATAATGAGAGAAAAAGGAATAGATGAATACTTGTACGTTGCAAGTATGTATAAAGACAGAAGTGATATTCAATTTTATGTATGTGGAGATTGCGAGGACGATTATTCAAGTATTCTGAGTGAATTAGTTGAAAACAAAACAATTAAGTATTTTGGACGTGTTTCAGATGTTCGTCCTTTAATTAAAGAGTGTAATTGCATCGTTATACCGTCATTTTACAATGAGGGAGTGTCTAATTGTTTATTAGAGGCTGCTTCGTGTGGGCGCCCAATAGTTACGACGGATCATGCTGGATGCAGAGAAGTTGTAGATGATGGGGTAACAGGCTTTTTAGTTAAGCCAGCAGATAAAGAAAACCTAAAGCGAATAATAGAAAAATTTATCGATATGCCTGCAAAAGAAAGGAAAGAAATGGGAAAGCAGGCAAGAGAAAAAATGGAACGTGAGTTTAGTAGAGAAATAGTGGTGAACATGTATATGAAAGCTATAAAAGAAATAATCTAA